In one window of Longimicrobiaceae bacterium DNA:
- a CDS encoding SDR family oxidoreductase, giving the protein MARQTLASDLLQNRVLLVTGGGSGLGFSMARRFLELGARVALVGRSEDRLREAAEKLGGSPERVHVQPADVREPDAVEAAVGAIESALGAIDGVVNNAAGNFLAATEDLSPRAFDAVVRTVLHGTFHVTLAVGRRMIERQSGGVMLNITTTYAWTGSAFVVPSAAAKAGVLALTRSLAVEWATYGIRVNAIAPGPFPTEGAWQALMPTPEVEEQARARIPMGRFGEHHELADLAAFLLSDAAPFINGECVTIDGGEWLAAGGEFNHLTRLPRDQVKAVARRMRR; this is encoded by the coding sequence GTGGCGCGTCAGACGTTGGCTTCCGACCTGCTGCAGAACCGGGTGCTGCTGGTCACGGGTGGCGGCTCGGGGCTCGGGTTTTCGATGGCCCGGCGCTTCCTGGAGCTCGGCGCCCGCGTGGCACTGGTCGGCCGGAGCGAAGATCGGCTGCGCGAGGCCGCAGAAAAGCTCGGGGGTAGCCCGGAGCGTGTGCACGTCCAGCCCGCCGACGTGCGTGAGCCGGATGCGGTCGAGGCGGCGGTGGGGGCGATCGAGTCTGCTCTCGGCGCCATCGACGGAGTGGTCAACAACGCGGCCGGCAACTTCCTCGCCGCCACCGAGGATCTCTCTCCCCGCGCCTTCGACGCGGTCGTTCGCACCGTGCTCCACGGGACCTTTCACGTCACCCTGGCGGTCGGCCGCCGCATGATCGAGCGGCAAAGCGGCGGAGTGATGCTGAACATCACCACCACCTACGCGTGGACCGGGTCCGCCTTCGTGGTCCCCTCCGCGGCCGCCAAGGCCGGCGTCCTCGCTCTGACTCGATCGCTCGCGGTGGAATGGGCAACCTACGGCATCCGCGTGAACGCCATCGCCCCGGGGCCGTTCCCCACCGAAGGGGCCTGGCAGGCCCTCATGCCCACGCCCGAAGTGGAGGAACAGGCCCGGGCGCGGATTCCCATGGGGCGCTTCGGAGAGCACCACGAGCTGGCCGACCTGGCCGCGTTTCTGCTCTCCGACGCCGCGCCGTTCATCAACGGTGAGTGCGTGACCATTGACGGTGGGGAGTGGCTCGCCGCCGGCGGCGAGTTCAACCACCTGACTCGATTGCCGCGCGACCAGGTGAAAGCGGTCGCCAGACGGATGCGCAGGTGA
- a CDS encoding PAS domain S-box protein, with translation MPPIDSSDREHRRSSTSRVADGGPGAPVLHGLARSAARALSAPVGLLAVQEGERLSLASCWGLEEPLGRKAKSTLVQLLGSTAASANGQVHPEDLISRGLQEKLADAGIEVASAAAVMILDAVGERLGVLGVADRQRREWDPDEIELLHDLALLAEPTLAERGRHRDDEKERQVRFRSLVENSTDLLAILSPGATLVYVTPSVERVLGYDPEHLVGQNTFSLTHPTDAPRVMEGLARVLRGQECREPIECRLRHHDGSWRTFEVTARNLLDDPAVDGILVNARDITAVRDAMESQRRLQTFLEATPDFIALFDPRGRALAVNSAFRRVAGLEPEDDLSSVTVTDLFPQPVTDLLLREGIPTAIRDGVWSGETMLIAPDGREIPTSQVMLAHKSPGGTVEFLSTLARDITQQKQAEAALRRSEAHFRSLIENALDIITVLDAEGAILFDSPSVRRLLGYEPNELLGRNYFDLIHPEDVARVREAFNAAIRSGNLTQPVEARVRHRDGSWRVLESVSENLLDDPAVAGVVVNSRDVTERRQAEEELHESREQLLQAQKMEAVGRLAGGVAHDFNNLLTAIKGFTELLLLDFDQRDPRYPFAHEIQAAANRAASLTRQLLAFSRKQVLQPRVMDLNSSVKDMEKMLRRLIGEDVELITERAPDLGQVRADPGQIEQILLNLVVNARDAMPSGGRLSIRTWNEEITPEQAQRHGEAAPGRYAVLSVRDTGSGMTREIQQRIFEPFFTTKDQGRGTGLGLSTVYGIVQQSGGFVTVESEPGEGAEFRIHLPLVDEEVPVPERRLESSLVEGTETVLLVEDEKAVRVLVRRVLDRMGYTVLEAENGQEALEIMANRSEPVDLLLTDVIMPGMSGRELADALQKTHPDLRVLFMSGYTDEAISQHGVLVSGVAFLEKPFTPDILLRRVREVLGTPAEAQR, from the coding sequence GTGCCACCGATAGACTCCTCCGACCGCGAGCACAGACGCTCATCGACCAGCCGCGTTGCGGACGGCGGTCCCGGTGCGCCCGTGCTGCACGGACTGGCGCGCTCGGCCGCGCGCGCTCTCTCCGCGCCGGTCGGTCTGCTGGCGGTGCAGGAGGGGGAGAGGCTGTCGCTGGCCTCCTGCTGGGGGTTGGAGGAGCCGCTGGGCCGAAAAGCCAAGAGCACGCTCGTCCAACTTCTGGGCAGTACCGCCGCGTCCGCGAACGGTCAGGTCCACCCTGAGGACCTGATCTCGCGTGGCCTGCAAGAGAAGCTGGCGGACGCAGGCATCGAGGTCGCCTCCGCCGCTGCCGTGATGATCCTGGACGCCGTCGGCGAAAGGCTCGGCGTGCTCGGCGTGGCCGATCGGCAGCGGCGGGAGTGGGATCCGGACGAGATCGAGCTGCTCCATGACCTGGCTCTCCTGGCGGAGCCCACCCTGGCCGAGCGTGGTCGGCACCGCGACGACGAGAAGGAGCGGCAGGTCCGCTTCCGCTCGCTGGTCGAGAACTCCACTGATCTCCTGGCGATCCTGTCGCCGGGGGCCACCCTCGTCTACGTCACGCCCTCCGTGGAGCGGGTGCTCGGGTACGACCCCGAACACCTGGTCGGACAGAACACCTTCTCACTGACCCATCCCACGGATGCCCCGCGCGTGATGGAGGGTCTGGCGCGCGTGCTGCGCGGCCAGGAATGTCGCGAGCCGATCGAGTGCCGCCTGCGCCACCACGACGGCTCGTGGCGCACCTTCGAGGTCACTGCGCGGAACCTCCTGGACGACCCGGCGGTCGACGGGATCCTGGTGAACGCCCGCGACATCACCGCCGTGCGCGACGCCATGGAGTCGCAGCGGCGGCTGCAGACCTTCCTGGAAGCGACTCCCGACTTCATCGCCCTTTTCGACCCGCGCGGTCGGGCGCTGGCGGTGAACAGCGCCTTCCGCCGCGTCGCGGGACTGGAGCCCGAGGACGACCTCTCCTCCGTCACGGTGACCGACCTCTTCCCGCAACCGGTCACCGATCTGCTTCTACGCGAAGGGATCCCCACCGCGATCCGCGATGGGGTCTGGTCGGGCGAGACGATGCTGATAGCGCCCGATGGCCGGGAGATCCCCACCTCGCAGGTAATGCTCGCGCACAAATCGCCCGGGGGGACGGTGGAGTTCCTCTCCACCCTGGCGCGCGACATCACGCAGCAGAAGCAGGCCGAGGCGGCGCTCCGCCGCAGCGAAGCACACTTCCGGTCCCTGATCGAGAACGCCCTCGACATCATTACTGTGCTCGACGCGGAAGGCGCCATCCTCTTCGACAGCCCTTCCGTTCGCCGCCTGCTCGGTTACGAGCCGAACGAGCTGCTGGGCCGCAACTACTTCGACCTGATCCATCCGGAAGACGTCGCGCGGGTGCGGGAGGCTTTCAACGCGGCGATCCGCAGCGGCAACCTCACGCAGCCCGTCGAAGCCCGGGTGCGGCATCGGGATGGCTCCTGGCGGGTGCTGGAGTCGGTGAGCGAGAATCTGCTGGACGACCCGGCGGTGGCCGGTGTGGTGGTGAACTCCCGTGACGTCACCGAGCGCCGTCAGGCGGAGGAGGAGTTGCACGAGAGCCGCGAGCAGCTGCTGCAGGCGCAGAAGATGGAGGCGGTCGGCAGGCTCGCCGGCGGCGTCGCTCACGACTTCAACAACCTGCTCACCGCGATCAAAGGGTTCACGGAGCTGTTGCTGCTCGATTTCGATCAGCGCGATCCACGCTATCCCTTCGCCCACGAGATCCAGGCCGCGGCCAATCGCGCCGCCTCCCTCACGCGCCAGCTCCTGGCCTTCAGCCGCAAGCAGGTGCTCCAGCCGCGGGTGATGGATCTGAACTCCTCGGTCAAGGACATGGAGAAGATGCTCCGGCGCCTGATCGGGGAGGACGTGGAGCTGATCACGGAGCGTGCGCCCGACCTCGGGCAGGTCCGCGCCGACCCCGGACAGATCGAGCAGATCCTTCTCAACCTGGTGGTGAACGCCCGCGATGCGATGCCGAGCGGCGGGCGGCTATCGATCCGCACCTGGAACGAGGAGATCACTCCCGAGCAGGCACAGCGCCACGGCGAGGCGGCACCCGGCCGGTACGCCGTTCTCTCCGTGCGGGACACGGGGTCGGGAATGACGCGCGAGATCCAGCAACGGATCTTCGAGCCGTTCTTCACCACCAAGGACCAGGGGCGGGGGACCGGCCTCGGCCTCTCGACCGTCTACGGCATCGTGCAGCAGAGCGGTGGATTCGTCACGGTGGAGAGCGAGCCGGGAGAGGGGGCGGAGTTCCGGATCCACCTTCCTCTGGTGGACGAGGAGGTCCCGGTACCGGAGCGGCGCCTCGAATCGAGCCTGGTGGAAGGCACCGAGACGGTCCTGCTGGTGGAAGACGAGAAGGCGGTTCGCGTGCTGGTCCGTCGCGTGCTCGACCGGATGGGCTATACGGTGCTCGAGGCGGAGAACGGGCAGGAGGCGCTGGAGATCATGGCCAACCGCTCGGAACCCGTGGACCTGCTCCTGACCGACGTCATCATGCCGGGGATGAGCGGCCGCGAGCTCGCCGACGCGCTGCAGAAGACACATCCCGACCTCCGTGTTCTCTTCATGTCGGGCTACACCGATGAAGCAATCAGCCAGCATGGCGTGCTGGTATCGGGTGTGGCCTTCCTGGAGAAACCCTTCACGCCGGACATCCTGCTCCGCCGCGTCCGCGAGGTCCTCGGTACCCCCGCTGAGGCACAGCGCTGA
- a CDS encoding competence/damage-inducible protein A, producing the protein MVRTAAILAIGDEIVTGTTIDTNSPFLADVLRQIGIDPIGGFSVADDEQRLARALERALEDADVVLSTGGLGPTVDDLTTQVVARVAGQELRTHAPSLRRIEERFRDRGLEMPANNAKQALLPERATVIPNPIGTAPGFICPVERGAGTRYVISLPGVPAEMRAMVTETVIPWLRERAGEVRFASRTFSTFGLSESKLDELLAGVVSPEEARLSFRAAFPRVQARLTVSGTDERALEERLDALEQRVRERLGPAIYAVGDVGMEEVVIRLLTEHGLTLAVAESCTGGLIGHRLTDVPGSSAAFLLGVVAYANEAKVQLLGVREETLRQHGAVSTATAEEMAAGARGAAGSSLGLATTGIAGPSGGTPEKPVGTVCVALAWEGGRWSRRFDLGARDRSWIKQMTAQLALDRVRRWILGERSPGE; encoded by the coding sequence ATGGTAAGGACGGCGGCCATTCTCGCCATCGGCGACGAGATCGTTACCGGAACCACGATCGATACCAACTCGCCGTTTCTGGCGGATGTTCTTCGCCAGATCGGCATCGACCCGATCGGCGGCTTCTCGGTGGCTGACGACGAGCAGCGCCTCGCACGCGCACTGGAGCGCGCCCTCGAGGACGCGGACGTGGTGTTGAGCACCGGCGGGCTGGGGCCCACGGTAGACGACCTCACCACTCAGGTGGTCGCACGCGTCGCGGGGCAGGAGCTCCGCACGCACGCACCCTCCCTGCGGCGGATCGAGGAGCGCTTCCGCGATCGCGGCCTGGAGATGCCCGCCAACAACGCCAAGCAGGCGCTTCTGCCGGAACGGGCGACGGTCATCCCCAATCCGATCGGCACCGCCCCCGGCTTCATCTGCCCGGTCGAGCGCGGGGCCGGCACGCGGTACGTGATCTCGCTGCCCGGGGTTCCCGCCGAGATGCGCGCGATGGTCACAGAGACGGTCATCCCGTGGCTACGGGAGCGCGCCGGTGAAGTGCGCTTCGCCAGCCGGACCTTCAGCACCTTCGGGCTCTCCGAATCCAAGCTGGACGAGTTGCTCGCCGGAGTGGTCTCTCCAGAGGAGGCGCGCCTCTCCTTCCGGGCCGCCTTTCCCCGCGTCCAGGCGCGCCTCACGGTCTCGGGCACGGACGAGCGCGCGCTGGAGGAAAGGCTCGACGCCCTGGAGCAGCGAGTGCGGGAGCGGCTGGGCCCGGCGATCTACGCGGTGGGAGACGTGGGCATGGAAGAGGTCGTCATCCGCCTCCTGACCGAGCACGGGCTCACGCTGGCCGTGGCCGAGTCGTGCACGGGCGGACTGATCGGTCACCGACTCACCGACGTGCCGGGCAGTTCGGCGGCCTTTCTGCTCGGGGTGGTGGCCTACGCGAACGAGGCGAAGGTGCAGCTGCTTGGCGTCCGCGAGGAGACGTTGCGGCAGCACGGGGCGGTCAGCACCGCCACCGCGGAGGAGATGGCGGCCGGCGCGCGGGGCGCGGCAGGCTCCTCCCTGGGGCTGGCGACCACCGGCATCGCGGGCCCCAGCGGTGGCACGCCGGAGAAGCCGGTGGGGACCGTGTGCGTGGCCCTCGCGTGGGAAGGCGGACGCTGGTCCCGGCGATTCGATCTGGGCGCGCGGGACCGCAGCTGGATCAAGCAGATGACCGCCCAGCTCGCCCTGGACCGGGTTCGCCGTTGGATTCTGGGGGAGCGTTCCCCCGGCGAGTGA
- a CDS encoding SDR family oxidoreductase — MTAFQGTVLVTGASSGIGEATARAFAAAGARLILSARRVDRLQTLATEFAERHGTETHIVKLDVRDAGVVTRKLEDLPPEWAAIDVLVNNAGLSRGLDRIHEGSIADWDEMIDTNVKGLLYVTRAVVPGMVERGKGHVINIGSIAGHEVYPGGAVYCATKHAVRAITQGLRIDLLGTGVRVTSIDPGMVETEFSIVRFHGDRERAARVYEGMQPLTAEDIADAIVYAATRPAHVNVDEVMVMATAQAGATRVHRRSTGE, encoded by the coding sequence ATGACAGCGTTCCAGGGAACCGTACTCGTCACCGGCGCCAGCTCCGGGATCGGGGAGGCCACCGCTCGCGCCTTCGCTGCCGCTGGCGCCCGCCTGATCCTGTCCGCCCGCCGGGTGGACCGCCTCCAGACTCTCGCCACCGAGTTCGCCGAGCGCCACGGCACCGAAACCCACATCGTGAAGCTGGACGTGCGCGATGCCGGCGTGGTCACCCGCAAGCTCGAGGATCTCCCGCCTGAATGGGCCGCGATCGACGTGCTGGTCAACAATGCCGGCCTGAGCCGCGGCCTGGACAGGATTCACGAGGGGAGCATTGCGGACTGGGACGAGATGATCGACACCAACGTGAAGGGGCTCCTCTACGTTACGCGCGCGGTGGTCCCGGGGATGGTCGAGCGCGGCAAGGGCCACGTCATCAACATCGGGTCGATCGCGGGGCATGAAGTCTACCCCGGAGGGGCCGTCTACTGTGCCACCAAGCACGCGGTCCGCGCCATCACGCAGGGGCTGCGAATCGACCTCCTCGGTACCGGAGTTCGCGTGACCTCGATCGACCCGGGCATGGTCGAGACCGAGTTCAGCATCGTTCGTTTCCACGGCGATCGCGAGCGCGCGGCCCGCGTCTACGAGGGGATGCAGCCGCTCACCGCCGAAGACATCGCCGACGCGATCGTCTACGCCGCTACCCGCCCCGCCCATGTCAACGTGGATGAGGTAATGGTAATGGCCACCGCGCAGGCAGGGGCGACGAGAGTCCATCGCAGGAGCACCGGTGAGTGA
- a CDS encoding lysophospholipid acyltransferase family protein, which translates to MFYLRVALSLLGFVGASIYAVFIALVRRDRSRVAYDYARAMVKLMRPPLGVKVQVEGRENMTRQRPCIYIANHQSAFDVPVLAELHLPDTVVVGKKELARIPLFGWLYKVTGNVLIDRSNTTHAVGRLREAEVAIRERGVSVWIFPEGTRGRLPGQLLPFKKGAFYMAVATGAPLVPVVVGPVSEVFDLHRRIARPGTVSVRVLAPIPTEGLGDADVGELMRVARERMEKALTELSSGLAPRTVPAKGVRPELPG; encoded by the coding sequence ATGTTCTACCTGCGCGTCGCGCTGTCCCTGCTCGGCTTCGTCGGCGCCTCGATCTACGCCGTCTTCATCGCCCTGGTTCGGCGCGACCGCTCCCGCGTGGCCTACGACTACGCGCGGGCCATGGTAAAGCTGATGCGACCGCCGCTCGGCGTGAAGGTGCAGGTCGAGGGGCGAGAAAACATGACCCGCCAGCGGCCCTGCATCTACATCGCGAACCACCAGAGTGCCTTCGACGTCCCCGTGCTCGCCGAGCTCCACCTCCCTGACACGGTGGTGGTTGGCAAGAAGGAGCTCGCGCGGATACCCCTCTTCGGCTGGCTCTACAAGGTGACGGGGAACGTGCTCATCGATCGGTCCAACACGACTCACGCGGTCGGGCGGCTGCGGGAGGCGGAGGTGGCGATCCGCGAGCGAGGCGTCTCGGTGTGGATCTTTCCCGAGGGCACGCGCGGCCGGCTGCCCGGTCAACTCCTACCGTTCAAGAAGGGGGCGTTCTACATGGCGGTGGCGACCGGCGCGCCGCTGGTTCCCGTGGTCGTGGGGCCGGTCAGCGAGGTGTTCGACCTGCATCGCCGGATCGCCCGGCCGGGGACGGTGTCGGTACGCGTGCTGGCGCCGATTCCCACGGAGGGGCTGGGGGATGCGGACGTGGGCGAGTTGATGCGGGTGGCACGCGAGCGCATGGAGAAGGCCCTCACGGAGCTCTCGAGCGGGCTCGCACCCCGGACCGTCCCCGCCAAAGGTGTGAGGCCGGAGCTTCCGGGCTGA